A window of the Helianthus annuus cultivar XRQ/B chromosome 4, HanXRQr2.0-SUNRISE, whole genome shotgun sequence genome harbors these coding sequences:
- the LOC118491313 gene encoding uncharacterized protein LOC118491313 — protein sequence MIGAIENYGPNLKPPSYHELRVPLLKNEVDNVEKWVEGQKVEWSKFGCLIMSDGWTDRKHRTWINFLVNSSKGTMFMESVDASSYTKMWEKLFDLLDKIVERIGEANVVQVITDNGSNFKLDGKLLMEKRKHLFRTPCGAHCLDIMLEDIAKISKAKATIERGIFVFGYIYNHCGALNLIREFTKKQGADKKWGYTIYNNVSDPTKFA from the exons ATGATTGGAGCTATTGAAAACTATGGGCCAAATCTCAAGCCTCCTAGTTATCATGAGTTGCGAGTTCCACTTCTAAAGAATGAGGTAGACAATGTAGAGAAGTGGGTTGAAGGGCAAAAGGTGGAGTGGTCGAAATTTGGATGTTTAATTATGTCAGATGGTTGGACGGATCGAAAACATAGGACATGGATCAACTTTTTGGTCAATAGTTCTAAAGGGACTATGTTTATGGAATCCGTTGATGCTTCATCTTATACGAAGATGTGGGAGAAGTTGTTTGACCTACTTGATAAAATTGTGGAGCGTATCGGAGAAGCTAATGTTGTTCAAGTTATCACAGATAACGGAAGCAACTTTAAATTAGATG GCAAGCTATTGATGGAAAAAAGAAAGCACTTGTTTAGGACACCGTGTGGAGCTCATTGTTTAGATATCATGCTTGAGGACATTGCCAAGATTTCTAAAGCCAAAGCAACCATTGAAAGAGGAATCTTTGTTTTTGGTTACATCTACAACCACTGTGGCGCTTTAAACTTGATTAGGGAGTTCACAAAAAAACAAGGAGCTGACAAGAAGTGGGGTTACACGATTTACAACAACGTATCTGACCCTACAAAGTTTGCATAG
- the LOC110933441 gene encoding uncharacterized protein LOC110933441 yields MFASEKWVNSKWAKDRKGTKCNDIIFTPGFWSNVLFSLKVMGLIVRVLRLVDNEKKPAMGYIYEAIKRAKTTIAMALGEESTDYMMVSSIIDKRWNCQLHYPLHAAGYYLNTEFYCTNPDIENNKEVSDGLIECIKRLIPNKEKQDIIMKEMVIWVNQEGSFGLEMAKRGIVPRDAKETGAPLSISIPRKETVWNTKSYKILFVRYNKTLQNRRDKNVAYDPISLDDIDDCNEWLVGRMEEYQVDEETEDESGVGEVRRRRSS; encoded by the exons ATGTTTGCAAGTGAAAAGTGGGTCAATAGCAAGTGGGCAAAGGATCGAAAAGGAACAAAGTGTAATGACATTATTTTCACACCTGGTTTTTGGAGTAACGTTCTTTTCAGTCTCAAAGTGATGGGCCTCATAGTTCGAGTACTTCGTTTAGTGGACAATGAGAAGAAACCCGCAATGGGTTATATTTATGAAGCTATAAAGAGAGCAAAAACAACAATAGCAATGGCTTTAGGCGAGGAGAGCACCGACTACATGATGGTGTCAAGCATAATAGACAAAAGGTGGAATTGTCAACTCCACTATCCATTACATGCAGCGGGTTACTACCTTAATACAGAGTTTTATTGTACCAACCCGGACATTGAGAATAACAAAGAGGTCTCCGATGGATTGATTGAGTGCATTAAAAGGCTTATCCCTAACAAGGAAAAACAAGATATTATCATGAAGGAAATGGTGATTTGGGTGAACCAAGAGGGCTCGTTTGGCTTAGAGATGGCAAAGCGTGGAATTG TTCCTCGGGATGCAAAAGAAACTGGAGCACCTTTGAGCAT ATCCATTCCAAGAAAAGAAACCGTTTGGAACACAAAAAGTTACAAGATCTTGTTTGTAAGATATAACAAGACACTCCAAAATCGTCGCGACAAGAATGTTGCATATGATCCAATATCATTGGATGATATTGACGATTGTAACGAGTGGTTGGTTGGGAGGATGGAAGAATATCAGGTGGATGAAGAGACTGAAGATGAATCTGGGGTTGGAGAGGTGAGGCGGAGAAGATCATCATAA
- the LOC110936492 gene encoding uncharacterized protein LOC110936492 codes for MGEIEKGQITIHQEMGVKENDKSHLERLQWGFMEAKDDACSYDLMESDLDDSFDSSSSTEDASSSSSCSPLFELSDLMAQLPIKRGISKFYQGKSESFSSLTSVKSVADLAKKEKYCFKSRSSMKRYGQTQSQRLSPKATIAKNKKGSSSTSTKGSMFSSLGNMSSLIAS; via the exons atgggagagattgAAAAAGGCCAAATAACAATTCATCAAGAAATGGGAGTTAAAGAGAATGACAAAAGCCATTTGGAACGACTTCAATGGGGTTTTATGGAAGCTAAAGACGATGCCTGCAGCTATGACCTTATGGAATCCGATTTAGACGATTCTTTCGACTCGTCTTCTTCGACAGAAgatgcatcatcatcatcatcatgtagTCCTTTGTTTGAACTATCTGATCTCATGGCACAGTTGCCTATCAA GAGGGGCATATCAAAGTTTTATCAAGGGAAATCTGAGTCGTTTTCATCGCTAACAAGTGTGAAGAGTGTTGCAGATCTTGCAAAGAAAGAGAAGTATTGCTTTAAATCAAGAAGTTCAATGAAAAGATATGGTCAAACTCAAAGTCAAAGATTAAGTCCAAAAGCCACCATAGCCAAGAACAAGAAAGGTTCTTCTTCAACAAGTACCAAGGGTTCAATGTTTTCATCACTAGGAAATATGAGTTCGTTAATCGCTAGTTAG